In the Ictidomys tridecemlineatus isolate mIctTri1 chromosome 10, mIctTri1.hap1, whole genome shotgun sequence genome, TGTCCACGTGGTGGGACTGGGGTCTGCTGTGGGGTCCTAGCAGTAATGGTCACCCTCTGACCTGTGACAGCTGCCTTATGTCCACAGTAGTTCTGGTCCCAATATTGTCCCTGAGTGTCATGTAAGGTGGCGTGCCTATCCTTGGGGCAAACTTGAGGCATTGCAGGAGCCACTCTAAGCCAGGGTGGGGACATGTCTCTGGGTGGTCTAAGCAAAGGGCCAAAAGTCACCTAAGCTCAGGAGGCACTCAAGGGGCAGTGAGGGGCATGGGACCAGAATAAGGTCCACTGGTCAATGTGAGCCATCCACCCCCTCAGAGAAAGGACATAAGATACAGGAAGGTTTGGGGGTTTGGGGTAAGATCAGGCAgatgggcagcagcagcagcaaagggCTGGGAAGAACACTCGAGACCCCAGCCAGGCCCACGTGAGCTCAGGGCTCAGCATGTGAATGGAAAGGACCCTAGGGTCACTTACCTGCACCAACTGCTGCGCTGCCACTGGCTACTGATACCATTTCATTGGCAAAGACACCGATGGTACGGGCCATCCTGAATGTCCACTGGCCATGGTGAGTGACCACACAATGGCCTGTGTTCTGGATTTCAGTTTCAAGGGCCTCCCCTCCCAGCCACCACCTCTTGAGACCACCGGTCTGCAGCCATGAAGACCAAGAATCGGCCACCCCGGCGCCGGACATCATTGCAGGACACGGAGGCCACGCCTGAGGAGCAGACAGCAGACAGGCCCCAGTCGGGCTCAGGGATGGAGCTGACCAAGGGTCTGCGGAGCAGGACCCCCCGGGGAGCTGGGGTACGGGCAGAGGGTGGGCGCCGCCGGCAGGGTCCCAGCAGCCGTCGGGAGAGCAGTGTCCAGCGGCGGCTGGAGAGCAACGAGCGGGAGCGGCAGCGCATGCACAAGCTCAACAACGCCTTCCAGGCCCTGCGCGAGGTCATCCCGCACGTACGGGCCGACAAGAAGCTCTCCAAGATCGAGACGCTCACCCTGGCCAAGAACTACATCAAGTCGCTGACCACCACCATCCTGACCATGTCCAGCGGCCGCCTCCAGGGCCTGGAGGGGCAGGGCCCGGCACAGGGCCCCAAGCTCTACCAACATTaccagcagcaacagcagcaatcAGCTGGGGGCACGCTTGGAGCCACCgaggcccagccccagggccacctgcagCGGTACTCCACACAGATCCACAGCTTCCGGGAGGGCACCTAACAGCCAGGTCCGGGGGTGGGCCGGCAGCGGTGGCCCAGCCTGCCCATCCCAGCCCTGGTCCTCCGTGCTGCAAGCCCCAGACCAGTTGGTGACACTTCACAAGGTTGTGGCCCCAGCAGATCCATCTTCCCTGAATGCTCAGCTCAGCCACTGCCTGGAGCCGTTTCTTCCAGTTGTCCAGAGACAAGCAAGTGGTCTGGTCTGGGCCATGACCCTGGGCAGCATGAGCCCAAAGCATCTCTGCACATCCCAGGTCCTCCATTTTAATCTCTGAGCCAGGTGGATAGGCATGTGTGGAAAGGCCCTCGCCTTCCCAAATGGACTCTCTCCACCGGTGGGCCGCTCCCTCCTGGGCACAGGGAGATTCCAGAAAAATGTTTACTTACAAGTTTCCCTACTACTGGTGAAGCCAAGGCTGGAAAGGGAGCCTCCAAGCTCAACTGTAGGGCTACAGGGCCTGGGCTCAGCCTTCTCATTTAGGGTAACCTGAGGTCCTGGGCCCAAGGCCTCCCAGGGAATATGGCAGAGCCAAGATGGCAGCTCTTCATCCTCTGGACACCCTAATCAGATGATCTCTGATAAAGGGAGCTGGAGGGGAGGAGCTTCCTTCTTCTCCTGGGGTGGGGACTCCTGGGGAGGCAGTGGAATTGGGCTGGTTGTATTCCTGAGAGGAGCCCCCAAGCCCCTGCACAGGGGGAGTTTGTCCTGGGCCTCCTGTGGGTCCCCACCCCAGTTTGCTATTCATCTTTGTCACTGATGTGGAGCCACCATCTAATTGGCACAGGACTTGAGGATTTCTCGGGGCCTGTTTTGAGTCGGGGTGATGGGGTTTTGTGCaaggtggagcctggggtggcaGGAGCGTCCCTTCCCCCACAGCTTGCTCCCTGATGGCACGGACTGGGTGGCTTGGCAGCCCCGCCGCCTCTGGCCCTGCTTCCGTCTGTCGGGGCGTTCCTGCCCCACTGGCTCTGCCGGACTCGGCCACTTTGCTGTCAACCCCTGCTGGCATCTCCCCTTCCTTGGCCCTCTGCCCGGAGCTGACCCAGAGTCCCCTGGGAGCCAGgtccctcctgagctgctgtgggTGGGGGCCACACTGGGCCATGGACTTTTACTAGTCCACTCCCAAGAGGCAGCCTTGCTCCTACCCAAGCTGGAGGGACACAGCACCAGACGCTGAAGGCACCAGTGAATTTGGGGTCAGCCCTGGCCATGTGAAGGGCAGCATGTGGCACCCCAAGGAATAGGCATTAGCCACCCAATCCTAACCCACCTGGTCAGGCCCTCTGGACGTGGCTCTGGGCTTGTTGGTATTGTGTGTCCCTCCTGCCAGTCCCAGTAGGCCTGGTCTGGCCTTAATACCCCAGCTGGCCCTCACCATGGGCTAGGTGGACCCTCCAGGTCTTCCTGTCTGCCCCTCACTGTGGAAGGTCAGTGGTCAGGGCATCAACCCATGTGAGCTGAGGTTGGGACAGAGCCCAGTCCTTCCCTGCTGTGGGGGACCTGCCCAACAGCTCACAAGATGGTAGAGGCCTCCTCTAGCTGAGGGGACTCGGGGCTGCAGACCAGCAGCTCGGTTCCAGCAGAGCCCAGGTCAGGGCAGGTGCCGTCCATCCCGGTGCCTGCCGGATGCACTAACTATCGAAGCATGAAAGCAGGGGGAGGGACGGTGCCAGCAGAGCTCTGTCCAGGAGCCCCCGCCTGAGACTGGGTCTGGGTCACCGCCTCTGGGTCACTGCCTTACAGGACAACAGCTTCCTGGCGCTTTCTGCCCTCAGATGGCACCTCTGCTGCCCCGAGACTGACTTGGGCCAGCTGGCCAGGCCTTCTTCACCCGTGGCAGGGGATCTGTATGCCCCTGGACCATACCAAGGATCTTCAGAGGCCCAAGTCCCACTTCAGGATGCCAGATATTGGGGAGAGGTCAGGGAACAGGTTGGCAGCCAGTGGGCCAGCTGCTGGGTCCCCCTCCACCAGGCCCTGGGCCCTAAGCCCAGGCTGGACCCTTCCATCCTGCAGGGCTGTTTTCTCAAGCCCTTGGACAAGTGGGTTGGAGCCACCCACCTGATCGGAGCCCAGGTCCCCTGGGCCACCagctccccaccctcccccaacTCCTCCCAGGCAGATCCTGTCACCTCCCACCAGGGCAGTGCAGACGCCAGAACTGCGAGTGGTTTCCATCTGGGGAAACTCAACTGGAACGAACGGCCTGCGCCCCCGTCCTCATTGTGGTGAAAGATGTTTCTTAAATGACCCAAAGTTActcttgttttcttctaatgGTCCCTTCAAAGTactaataaaatggaaataaaatatttcaggacGAACGATGCTCTGGCCCCGCCCACAAGTGCATGGGCAACTGTGCATCTTAATCAAATGTCTTAATAAAACATCCCATGCCATTGACAGTGGGTGCGAGTTTTTACTGAATAAAGCATCCCAGGGATCAAGACAGTGATGCTGAGCAGGTGAACCATTGGTGCTGAGCAGCAAGAGGCCATGTCACTCTGGAGAGGGGGCAAAGTGACACCCAGTGCCTCGCTGAGAGCCACCTACAGACAGCAAGTCACAGCAGAAACATACAGGTCACATTGGGGGGAACAAACCACGATGCCTAACTCAGGCCTAACATGGAGACAAGCAGAGGGTCAGTCCAGGGCCACTCCATAGTTCCCCTGGGCACCATACTCAGGCTCGCCAGGTCCCACCTCCAGAAACTGTGAACACTAGGTCCTCGAGTGCATGTGGGAAGGGACCCCCCAAGAAGACCATGCCTGAGGTCGGCTTCTGGTGACAAACCCTCCACAGCAAACTGGAATCTCAGGTGACTGCAGAGCCGACCCCTCTTGaccacagacagacagacgggGAGCCAGTCAGGAGCCCGGCTACTCAAGCCACCTCAGAAGGAGCGTGGACAGGACATGGCTCTGGTCACCTCCCACGCACAGTGTCCAGCTGTAGGAAGTGACTGGAGACATCGCCTAAGGGGCACAGGGCAGCTGGCAGCACAGAGGCTACCCAGGGCAAGGGCCACTGGCTAAGCACTTCCTCCTGGCCCGGCACAGCAGGGCTCTCACATCAGGGCGGAAGGCGCCTTCTCCCTGCCCTGGGGGCAGGACAGCTGGGGGGATTCTGTCCATACCCTGCCCACAGCACAGTCTTGCTTCCCACAATGTTGGGGGGCCCAGGACTGCTCCCCTCTACCTTGCCACCTTGCAACAGGATCCCAGATCCTCCATATGAGGAGCCTCCCCCACCATGGAAGGTTCTTGAGGTGACCGCACTTGGGCACATCTCCATGCACCCAGCAGGCCCAGCTCACCTGGGGAAGGCCCTCCACTTGAGCATTCATCTCCAGCTCACCACCTCTGTTTAACTTTCCAAACTAGATCTGCTTCTAAACCCTGCTCTGAGGAATGACCACAGCCTGTGGCAGGGGGTCCAGAGCCCCGCAGCCATTTCtcttggggcagggcagggcccagATGCCATCTGGGGCACCTGGCTCAGAAGGGttcctccctggctctgctcccggGGCCAGAGTTCCTGGCAAGCTCCGAGCTCCAGGCTCAGGGCCTGGGCAGGTGGACACTGCAGGGCAAGGAGCAGATGGGACAGGCGGGGGCCCAGGGTCCCTCCCTGCGCCACAGCTCTCCTGGCAGACAGGGGACACGTGTGGGCTTTACACCCTGGCACTTCAGCCTGCGCCTCTGAAGGGGCCACAACCCGCCAGGTGCCCTCCTGAGTCTTCCTGACGATGTCTTCTCTCGGGGCACTCTTCAGCACAGAAGGGCTCAAGCCTGATCCTCAAGCCTGTCACCATCCCAGCCTCCAGGTGACTGGGCAGCCTCAGCAGCAGACAGGGCCGTGGGCCTCCTGCTCCTGGGACACGCTCCGGACGGCCTTGGTGGCATTGGCCCGGACAGATATGTGGTCCCAGCCTCCCTGGGAGGAGAAGCCACATCAGCCAGGTCTCAGGACCCCCGAGGGGCCCCGCCAGGGGCCTTCCCACACCCCTAGGTCAGGTCCCAGCTGGGCTGGCCAGCTCAATGGCTCCGCCTCAGGAGGGCGTACAGCAGGGTGGCCACACACTCACCCCAATGCCGtagtcccagccctgccccttggGCTCTCGGGGCTGCACGCCCGTGCGGTGACACACTGTCCCCCGGCTCAGCCCATGGCTGCCCTGGACTTTGTTGGCGATGACCCAGACCTGGAACACAGGCCCGGTGAAGCCGGCCCAGCTGCAGTGGGTCagctggggtgggagtggggaggccagggagggagccCAGAGACCCCAGCACCTGCCACCCCCTTCCCCACCTGGTCCAGGGGCCCCACGGACACTCTGCGCACGTTGTTGGACACATGATCCCAGCTGGAGCCCTGCGGGTAGCTGGGTGTGATCCCTCCTCGGAACCACAGGTTCCCTGGGGAGAGAAGCAGAGAGTCAGGGCCCCTCCTGGGGTGCAGCGGGTCGGGGAGCCTGGGGAGGAGGCGCCCACTGCTCCTTCACACCCCACACTCGCTGACCCATGGCGGGGCCTGGGCGGTGTCCAGCTCTGCCCTTCCCACACCTGGGTTCCTTGGCTTCATAATCGTCCCATTGTGCTGGGCGGCGCTGGGGCCGTCACCTCTCCCTACTGAGGTACCTCTCCCTACTGAGGTAGAAACTGAGGGCAAAGAGTTCTAAACAAACAGAATGGAGAACCGGATCTGGAGAAGCACCTGGGCTCAGGTCTGCACTCTGCCTCCTCCTGGCATCTCCTCACCCGTAACCATGACGGGACCTTGAAGGGAACTAGCCAGAGGCCTGCCTAAGGTGACCAGGGGTCAGGGATGGCGAGAGCCAGCCTGTGTTTCCTGTGAGGCTCCCATGTCACAGACCTCAATGGAATCCTTTAGAAGATGCTCATGGTGCTAGCCCTGTCATGCTGTCACCCAGCCACAACAGGAAGTGGCAATGACCAGCTTTCTGCTCTATTAGGTCTTGGCCATCTGGAGTCGCTGACCACCCAACCCTGGTTAACTTGGGGAGGAGACTAgcaccaaggctggcctcaggcTGGACATCTCTCATGGCAGTATGAAGGTCTTCCGTTGGGGACCTCGGGACTGTCCTGTTCCATCCTGGCCCAGAcctgggctgcagctcagtgtccTACCCCCAGGGTCATCACAGCGTGGGAAGGGCATACTGACATGCAGGCCAACTGCTTGGCTCTGACACCTTGCGCTCCATGTCCCCAGGGGAAACAAGGCTCAGAAAAGCCTGGACAATTCCAGTCATATCAAGAAGAAACACAGAGGCAGGCCGTCCCCTCCTGATGGAGTTGGTGCCTGCCCGCTGTCCCTCAGGAACCCTACCCTCTCTTGGGGAACCCCACCCTCCCGGCCCACCATGCAAGAATGGAAACCACTTGCCATTTTCATCCAGGGCGTATACAGACGTCTGCCCAACAGACACCTGTGATAGTCTctgtttggggggaggggggatgtgGTACCAGCAGTCACCTGTGATGGAAGAGCTGACTCAGGGGGCCGCCCACAAAATCTGAGAGTCCACATGCAGCCAGCCTCAGTCCCCAGCAAGGTCCACAGATGTGCTGCTGAGGCCTAGTGGGGCTGAGGGCCAAGCAAGGCTGCCCAGGCCCTGCCGTCCACCCCACACCCCAGCCTTGCCAGGGGTATGGCAGGTTTCAACAGAGGGCCCAACAGACCAGCCTTACCAAGGCAGACACAAAGGTGCCCAGCCGGGCACACAGCAGAACTGGTCACAGTGGCTACCTTCAACTCTCCCACTCGGTGGAAGGAGCTGTATGCCCCTCAAGCCACCCCTCTGTCTACCCTGTGCCAGCTTCCCCCAGGGGACACTTTCCAAATTGCTAGCAAAGAGCAGTCTATAGTGGTCACAGTGGGTCACCCAGCAAGGTTCAGACAGGCCTGGCTCAGGGCATGGGGACAGCTGTAAAGGGGTGGCCTTGTCATCAGCTATGACAGTGGGTGGGGCCCCAGCTGGCCCCTATGCCTGGTCCAGAGGTGCCATTAAGCGCTTATCAAATCGAGCTAGAACCTTACTCTGATGCCCCATCCCAGCCTGGGCCCTTGGGGACCTCCTGGAGGGCGGCACTCACCAGCTGGCTGGGAGGGGGACACAGAGCCCCTGTAGAATGCAGAGCCATCCCTGGCCACAGCCCACACCTGGTAGCAGGCCCCAATGGAAACGGAGGCGAAGGGCTGGTCTGTGCCAACGTGCAGCCAGGAGGAGCCCTGGGGGCAGTGAGGAGGAGAGCTGAAGCGGCTCCCAGAAGCAGGGAGCCCCTGTACCCGCAAGCCCAGCTACAGTGCAAGGTCCAGCGTCCAAGCCTGCCTGGGGTGGGAAACCTGGGGGACCACAGGGGGTCCAGGGAAGCTTTGACACCTGAACTGGCCCTGCCTGACTCGCCCTGACCACAGTCTGATCTTGGCCTCTTATTGGACCCTGGACTTGGCCTCTCATCCCTCAAGCATGGAAAATGATTGCATATGCCACACATCCTCCATGTCACCTGGGCCTGCCTCTGTCCCCCTGATCCCTGGCCCAGGCCCTGAAAGATGTCAGCTCCTCATGTCAACTTATCCTCAGCACCAACCGCCCAGAGGGCCCATTGACTGGCTCCATCCACAGAGACCGTCCTGGGCAGGCCTGGGGAGCCCTGAGCCAGCCTGACTCCAGAGCCAGAGCCAATCTTAGGAAGCACATGGAGGACGGGGCGCCCAgccaggaggagccaggagaTGCTCACCGCAGGGTTGAGCTCGGACACGCCCAGGCGGCACAGCACATCCCCCTTGTCACTGACGGCCCACAGGGCAATGCTGTGCGTGTGCCCCTCAGCCTCTGGGCTCTCTGGGATGATAGACACGTCCCCAAGGGCAATGGGAGCCACCTCCAGCCAAGGCCCACTGGTCACCAGCTTGCATTTTCTGTCCAGGGAAAGAGCACAACTCAGGGGCCCAGCATGACAGCAAGCCTCAGGGCCTGGCACTGCCCCGGCCACCTAAGGTAGACACCCAGAGGGCCCAGCAAGCAGAGCCAAGATGGACAACCGACCACCacgaggaaggagggggaagattCCCAGGCTCAGGGAGGGCAGGACCAGGACCCTGGAGGGCACCCATGTGGGCAGGAGTGAGGGGCCTGTGGTGGACCCCTTTCTGCCCCCAATTTGGCCAGGACTCTCTCCTGCCCACAAGCAGGGCCTGCCAGTGACATTTCTCTTATTTGTTCTTGAAAACAAACTCTTCAGAAACCAGAGCGCTGGGAGCCCGCGGGCATTTCCTGGGCTGACATTTACTTTGtgttttctcctccctccctgttccCGTTTCTTCCCTGGAGACTGAGATCAGAGGCCAGCAGCTCTGGCCCAGGAGGAGCAAGGCTGGGCCCCACCCCCTGGCTTAGCTCACCTGGCCCAACACCTTCTCCTGACAAAATCCTTCATGGTTTTGTACCCATGGTATGAGCTGCaagaagaggagggaaaaatCAAGATATCTATGGAAGGTTCTGGAAAAGGACACTACACACATTCTTTTCAAACTGCTGCAGGGCAGAGCCTTGGTGTAAGTCAGAGGATCAGATGAACAGCAGGGTCAGGGGTGTCTCGCTgcaccctgggcttggggcctcctGGAGCCAGGGATGGCAGTGCCCTTCCAGGGGGTCAAGCTGAAGGGCCCTCCCCCCACAGGCCCCATCAGAGTCCTTCTAGGGAGGAGTCCTCAGCCTAAGGCTCTGGTCAGTCCCAGGCCTGGCTGCAGGACCTTCTCCCTCCTCCTAGCTGGGTTCTGCTTGGAAGCCACCCACCGAGGCCCGGACTCTGGCTCCTGGTTTGGTCTTCCTTGGATTGGACATGACTCCATGTGAGGGTCTCTATAAGCCACCTGGGTCTCAACACTGTGGCCACCAGCCCCCACTTTGTAGCTCACCATCTGCTTCTCCATCCTCCTACTGCACCGCCCTGGGCACACCTGGCCTCCCAGAGTGGTGCCTGCCTCGCTCTTGAAGAGGCTGCCCCCTCACCCTGACATGTGCCCCTGCACTGGCCCCATTACCACCTGGCATTCAGAAAATGGCCCAACGTCCCCCAGAACTCCCTGCTAAGGTGCCCGAGGCCCCTCACCTTCCTGGAGCCCCTCAGCCCAGGCCAGCAGGTCCCACCACTGGTCCTCCAGAACCTTCTGGCTGACCCAGCAGGAAGGAGCCAGGTGTTTAGGAATCTCAGCAGCCAGGTGGGCCAGCTGTGGGGCAGAGCTCCCCTGGGCCCCGCCTACTCCTCTCaaccagccccagccctgtagcaGCTGAGGTGACCAGGGCTGGGGCAAAGGCCAGCCTTGCACAGAAGCGAGACACAAGAGGCCACACAGCCCAGGGTCCTGATGCTCAGAGGCCCGGGACAGAGAGAAATACTCACGCAGGGAAGTCACTGGCGTACTGCCACCCCTCCTGGTCAGTGCCTCCCGTTATGCTGAAGTCCACATACCAGTCGGAAACCTGGGGAGGCACGTCAGTGAGAAAGTGACCCCCAAATCTGTAGCCAGCCAGGAACTTGGGGAAGGCacggcagggcagggcaggcagaCACCTCTCCTCAGACAGCCTGGGACTCACCCAGGTCCACTGCAGGGACGGGGGCTTTGTGCCAGCCTTGGTGCATTCCTGTAGCCCTGTAGCATCACTCCACATATACCGGTCAGTGGGTAGACCCCTGCAGGACAAGGGGTGCGAGGTGA is a window encoding:
- the Bhlha15 gene encoding class A basic helix-loop-helix protein 15, translated to MKTKNRPPRRRTSLQDTEATPEEQTADRPQSGSGMELTKGLRSRTPRGAGVRAEGGRRRQGPSSRRESSVQRRLESNERERQRMHKLNNAFQALREVIPHVRADKKLSKIETLTLAKNYIKSLTTTILTMSSGRLQGLEGQGPAQGPKLYQHYQQQQQQSAGGTLGATEAQPQGHLQRYSTQIHSFREGT